A portion of the Misgurnus anguillicaudatus chromosome 16, ASM2758022v2, whole genome shotgun sequence genome contains these proteins:
- the LOC129422044 gene encoding alcohol dehydrogenase class-3 isoform X4, whose translation METEGKVIKCRAAVAWEPGKPLSIEEVEVAPPKAHEVRIKIAASGVCHSDWSYLYEADKMSPRPFPLILGHEGAGVVESVGPGVTKFSKGDKVIPLFLPQCGQCERCMSPKTNLCPKNWQNTQQGVLADGTSRITCRNQQVYQFIGISTFSEYTVVPEDNVTKIHPDAPLDKVCLLGCGVSTGYGAAVNTGKVEAGSTCAVFGLGAVGLAAIMGCKAAGAARIIAIDINPNKFEIAKTFGATEFVNPKDHSKPIQEVLRELTNGGVDFSLECVGNVMVMRAALEACSPAGGICVIVGWNEVEELSLVPLDLLLGRTLKGTYFGGWKSVEAVPRLVQDYMSSQILLDEFVTHRLTLDQVNQAFDLMVSGKRRLSDNFRNIYSNKPVWLSWKLRAR comes from the exons ATGGAAACTGAGGGTAAG GTGATCAAATGCAGGGCAGCAGTTGCCTGGGAACCAGGAAAGCCTCTGTCCATTGAGGAAGTGGAGGTTGCTCCACCAAAAGCCCATGAAGTACGCATTAAG ATTGCAGCATCAGGAGTTTGCCACTCAGATTGGTCTTACCTGTATGAGGCCGATAAAATGAGTCCCCGGCCTTTTCCTTTGATCCTGGGGCATGAGGGGGCTGGAGTGGTGGAAAGTGTTGGACCAGGAGTCACAAAATTTTCCAAAG GAGATAAAGTCATTCCTCTGTTCCTGCCACAGTGTGGACAATGTGAACGTTGCATGAGTCCAAAGACAAACCTCTGCCCTAAAAACTG GCAGAATACTCAACAAGGTGTTCTTGCAGATGGCACCAGCAGGATCACCTGTAGGAATCAACAGGTTTATCAGTTTATTGGTATCAGCACCTTCTCTGAATACACTGTTGTGCCAGAGGACAATGTCACCAAGATTCATCCAGATGCTCCGCTGGACAAAGTTTGTCTGTTGGGCTGTGGGGTCTCTACAGGATATGGGGCAGCAGTTAACACAGGCAAA GTAGAAGCTGGTTCTACGTGTGCTGTGTTTGGTTTGGGAGCTGTCGGGCTGGCAGCCATCATGGGATGCAAGGCTGCTGGTGCTGCCCGGATTATTGCCATAGACATAAATCCAAATAAATTTGAGATTGCCAAGACATTTGGGGCAACTGAGTTTGTAAACCCAAAAGACCACAGTAAACCCATTCAGGAGGTGCTAAGAGAGTTGACTAACGGTGGTGTTGACTTCTCTCTTGAATGTGTGGGGAATGTGATGGTTATG AGGGCTGCTTTGGAAGCGTGTAGTCCTGCAGGAGGAATCTGTGTTATTGTAGGCTGGAATGAGGTGGAGGAACTTAGTCTGGTCCCTCTGGACCTTCTGCTTGGAAGAACTTTGAAAGGCACTTATTTTGGAG gttGGAAGAGTGTTGAGGCAGTGCCCAGGCTGGTACAGGATTACATGAGCAGTCAAATTCTGCTGGATGAGTTTGTGACACACAGACTGACTCTTGATCAAGTTAACCAGGCTTTTGATCTAATGGTCAGTGGGAAAAG
- the LOC129422044 gene encoding alcohol dehydrogenase class-3 isoform X1 produces METEDYVFKKVIKCRAAVAWEPGKPLSIEEVEVAPPKAHEVRIKIAASGVCHSDWSYLYEADKMSPRPFPLILGHEGAGVVESVGPGVTKFSKGDKVIPLFLPQCGQCERCMSPKTNLCPKNWQNTQQGVLADGTSRITCRNQQVYQFIGISTFSEYTVVPEDNVTKIHPDAPLDKVCLLGCGVSTGYGAAVNTGKVEAGSTCAVFGLGAVGLAAIMGCKAAGAARIIAIDINPNKFEIAKTFGATEFVNPKDHSKPIQEVLRELTNGGVDFSLECVGNVMVMRAALEACSPAGGICVIVGWNEVEELSLVPLDLLLGRTLKGTYFGGWKSVEAVPRLVQDYMSSQILLDEFVTHRLTLDQVNQAFDLMYSHSDQDVTWSWPISSKQNSVHVYLSAAKKGLSRC; encoded by the exons ATGGAAACTGAGG ACTATGTGTTCAAAAAGGTGATCAAATGCAGGGCAGCAGTTGCCTGGGAACCAGGAAAGCCTCTGTCCATTGAGGAAGTGGAGGTTGCTCCACCAAAAGCCCATGAAGTACGCATTAAG ATTGCAGCATCAGGAGTTTGCCACTCAGATTGGTCTTACCTGTATGAGGCCGATAAAATGAGTCCCCGGCCTTTTCCTTTGATCCTGGGGCATGAGGGGGCTGGAGTGGTGGAAAGTGTTGGACCAGGAGTCACAAAATTTTCCAAAG GAGATAAAGTCATTCCTCTGTTCCTGCCACAGTGTGGACAATGTGAACGTTGCATGAGTCCAAAGACAAACCTCTGCCCTAAAAACTG GCAGAATACTCAACAAGGTGTTCTTGCAGATGGCACCAGCAGGATCACCTGTAGGAATCAACAGGTTTATCAGTTTATTGGTATCAGCACCTTCTCTGAATACACTGTTGTGCCAGAGGACAATGTCACCAAGATTCATCCAGATGCTCCGCTGGACAAAGTTTGTCTGTTGGGCTGTGGGGTCTCTACAGGATATGGGGCAGCAGTTAACACAGGCAAA GTAGAAGCTGGTTCTACGTGTGCTGTGTTTGGTTTGGGAGCTGTCGGGCTGGCAGCCATCATGGGATGCAAGGCTGCTGGTGCTGCCCGGATTATTGCCATAGACATAAATCCAAATAAATTTGAGATTGCCAAGACATTTGGGGCAACTGAGTTTGTAAACCCAAAAGACCACAGTAAACCCATTCAGGAGGTGCTAAGAGAGTTGACTAACGGTGGTGTTGACTTCTCTCTTGAATGTGTGGGGAATGTGATGGTTATG AGGGCTGCTTTGGAAGCGTGTAGTCCTGCAGGAGGAATCTGTGTTATTGTAGGCTGGAATGAGGTGGAGGAACTTAGTCTGGTCCCTCTGGACCTTCTGCTTGGAAGAACTTTGAAAGGCACTTATTTTGGAG gttGGAAGAGTGTTGAGGCAGTGCCCAGGCTGGTACAGGATTACATGAGCAGTCAAATTCTGCTGGATGAGTTTGTGACACACAGACTGACTCTTGATCAAGTTAACCAGGCTTTTGATCTAATG
- the LOC129422044 gene encoding alcohol dehydrogenase class-3 isoform X5 — protein sequence METEDYVFKKVIKCRAAVAWEPGKPLSIEEVEVAPPKAHEVRIKIAASGVCHSDWSYLYEADKMSPRPFPLILGHEGAGVVESVGPGVTKFSKGDKVIPLFLPQCGQCERCMSPKTNLCPKNWQNTQQGVLADGTSRITCRNQQVYQFIGISTFSEYTVVPEDNVTKIHPDAPLDKVCLLGCGVSTGYGAAVNTGKVEAGSTCAVFGLGAVGLAAIMGCKAAGAARIIAIDINPNKFEIAKTFGATEFVNPKDHSKPIQEVLRELTNGGVDFSLECVGNVMVMRAALEACSPAGGICVIVGWNEVEELSLVPLDLLLGRTLKGTYFGGWKSVEAVPRLVQDYMSSQILLDEFVTHRLTLDQVNQAFDLMVSGKSIRTVIKM from the exons ATGGAAACTGAGG ACTATGTGTTCAAAAAGGTGATCAAATGCAGGGCAGCAGTTGCCTGGGAACCAGGAAAGCCTCTGTCCATTGAGGAAGTGGAGGTTGCTCCACCAAAAGCCCATGAAGTACGCATTAAG ATTGCAGCATCAGGAGTTTGCCACTCAGATTGGTCTTACCTGTATGAGGCCGATAAAATGAGTCCCCGGCCTTTTCCTTTGATCCTGGGGCATGAGGGGGCTGGAGTGGTGGAAAGTGTTGGACCAGGAGTCACAAAATTTTCCAAAG GAGATAAAGTCATTCCTCTGTTCCTGCCACAGTGTGGACAATGTGAACGTTGCATGAGTCCAAAGACAAACCTCTGCCCTAAAAACTG GCAGAATACTCAACAAGGTGTTCTTGCAGATGGCACCAGCAGGATCACCTGTAGGAATCAACAGGTTTATCAGTTTATTGGTATCAGCACCTTCTCTGAATACACTGTTGTGCCAGAGGACAATGTCACCAAGATTCATCCAGATGCTCCGCTGGACAAAGTTTGTCTGTTGGGCTGTGGGGTCTCTACAGGATATGGGGCAGCAGTTAACACAGGCAAA GTAGAAGCTGGTTCTACGTGTGCTGTGTTTGGTTTGGGAGCTGTCGGGCTGGCAGCCATCATGGGATGCAAGGCTGCTGGTGCTGCCCGGATTATTGCCATAGACATAAATCCAAATAAATTTGAGATTGCCAAGACATTTGGGGCAACTGAGTTTGTAAACCCAAAAGACCACAGTAAACCCATTCAGGAGGTGCTAAGAGAGTTGACTAACGGTGGTGTTGACTTCTCTCTTGAATGTGTGGGGAATGTGATGGTTATG AGGGCTGCTTTGGAAGCGTGTAGTCCTGCAGGAGGAATCTGTGTTATTGTAGGCTGGAATGAGGTGGAGGAACTTAGTCTGGTCCCTCTGGACCTTCTGCTTGGAAGAACTTTGAAAGGCACTTATTTTGGAG gttGGAAGAGTGTTGAGGCAGTGCCCAGGCTGGTACAGGATTACATGAGCAGTCAAATTCTGCTGGATGAGTTTGTGACACACAGACTGACTCTTGATCAAGTTAACCAGGCTTTTGATCTAATGGTCAGTGGGAAAAG
- the LOC129422044 gene encoding alcohol dehydrogenase class-3 isoform X3, with protein METEDYVFKKVIKCRAAVAWEPGKPLSIEEVEVAPPKAHEVRIKIAASGVCHSDWSYLYEADKMSPRPFPLILGHEGAGVVESVGPGVTKFSKGDKVIPLFLPQCGQCERCMSPKTNLCPKNWQNTQQGVLADGTSRITCRNQQVYQFIGISTFSEYTVVPEDNVTKIHPDAPLDKVCLLGCGVSTGYGAAVNTGKVEAGSTCAVFGLGAVGLAAIMGCKAAGAARIIAIDINPNKFEIAKTFGATEFVNPKDHSKPIQEVLRELTNGGVDFSLECVGNVMVMRAALEACSPAGGICVIVGWNEVEELSLVPLDLLLGRTLKGTYFGGWKSVEAVPRLVQDYMSSQILLDEFVTHRLTLDQVNQAFDLMVSGKRRLSDNFRNIYSNKPVWLSWKLRAR; from the exons ATGGAAACTGAGG ACTATGTGTTCAAAAAGGTGATCAAATGCAGGGCAGCAGTTGCCTGGGAACCAGGAAAGCCTCTGTCCATTGAGGAAGTGGAGGTTGCTCCACCAAAAGCCCATGAAGTACGCATTAAG ATTGCAGCATCAGGAGTTTGCCACTCAGATTGGTCTTACCTGTATGAGGCCGATAAAATGAGTCCCCGGCCTTTTCCTTTGATCCTGGGGCATGAGGGGGCTGGAGTGGTGGAAAGTGTTGGACCAGGAGTCACAAAATTTTCCAAAG GAGATAAAGTCATTCCTCTGTTCCTGCCACAGTGTGGACAATGTGAACGTTGCATGAGTCCAAAGACAAACCTCTGCCCTAAAAACTG GCAGAATACTCAACAAGGTGTTCTTGCAGATGGCACCAGCAGGATCACCTGTAGGAATCAACAGGTTTATCAGTTTATTGGTATCAGCACCTTCTCTGAATACACTGTTGTGCCAGAGGACAATGTCACCAAGATTCATCCAGATGCTCCGCTGGACAAAGTTTGTCTGTTGGGCTGTGGGGTCTCTACAGGATATGGGGCAGCAGTTAACACAGGCAAA GTAGAAGCTGGTTCTACGTGTGCTGTGTTTGGTTTGGGAGCTGTCGGGCTGGCAGCCATCATGGGATGCAAGGCTGCTGGTGCTGCCCGGATTATTGCCATAGACATAAATCCAAATAAATTTGAGATTGCCAAGACATTTGGGGCAACTGAGTTTGTAAACCCAAAAGACCACAGTAAACCCATTCAGGAGGTGCTAAGAGAGTTGACTAACGGTGGTGTTGACTTCTCTCTTGAATGTGTGGGGAATGTGATGGTTATG AGGGCTGCTTTGGAAGCGTGTAGTCCTGCAGGAGGAATCTGTGTTATTGTAGGCTGGAATGAGGTGGAGGAACTTAGTCTGGTCCCTCTGGACCTTCTGCTTGGAAGAACTTTGAAAGGCACTTATTTTGGAG gttGGAAGAGTGTTGAGGCAGTGCCCAGGCTGGTACAGGATTACATGAGCAGTCAAATTCTGCTGGATGAGTTTGTGACACACAGACTGACTCTTGATCAAGTTAACCAGGCTTTTGATCTAATGGTCAGTGGGAAAAG
- the LOC129422044 gene encoding alcohol dehydrogenase class-3 isoform X2, protein METEGKVIKCRAAVAWEPGKPLSIEEVEVAPPKAHEVRIKIAASGVCHSDWSYLYEADKMSPRPFPLILGHEGAGVVESVGPGVTKFSKGDKVIPLFLPQCGQCERCMSPKTNLCPKNWQNTQQGVLADGTSRITCRNQQVYQFIGISTFSEYTVVPEDNVTKIHPDAPLDKVCLLGCGVSTGYGAAVNTGKVEAGSTCAVFGLGAVGLAAIMGCKAAGAARIIAIDINPNKFEIAKTFGATEFVNPKDHSKPIQEVLRELTNGGVDFSLECVGNVMVMRAALEACSPAGGICVIVGWNEVEELSLVPLDLLLGRTLKGTYFGGWKSVEAVPRLVQDYMSSQILLDEFVTHRLTLDQVNQAFDLMYSHSDQDVTWSWPISSKQNSVHVYLSAAKKGLSRC, encoded by the exons ATGGAAACTGAGGGTAAG GTGATCAAATGCAGGGCAGCAGTTGCCTGGGAACCAGGAAAGCCTCTGTCCATTGAGGAAGTGGAGGTTGCTCCACCAAAAGCCCATGAAGTACGCATTAAG ATTGCAGCATCAGGAGTTTGCCACTCAGATTGGTCTTACCTGTATGAGGCCGATAAAATGAGTCCCCGGCCTTTTCCTTTGATCCTGGGGCATGAGGGGGCTGGAGTGGTGGAAAGTGTTGGACCAGGAGTCACAAAATTTTCCAAAG GAGATAAAGTCATTCCTCTGTTCCTGCCACAGTGTGGACAATGTGAACGTTGCATGAGTCCAAAGACAAACCTCTGCCCTAAAAACTG GCAGAATACTCAACAAGGTGTTCTTGCAGATGGCACCAGCAGGATCACCTGTAGGAATCAACAGGTTTATCAGTTTATTGGTATCAGCACCTTCTCTGAATACACTGTTGTGCCAGAGGACAATGTCACCAAGATTCATCCAGATGCTCCGCTGGACAAAGTTTGTCTGTTGGGCTGTGGGGTCTCTACAGGATATGGGGCAGCAGTTAACACAGGCAAA GTAGAAGCTGGTTCTACGTGTGCTGTGTTTGGTTTGGGAGCTGTCGGGCTGGCAGCCATCATGGGATGCAAGGCTGCTGGTGCTGCCCGGATTATTGCCATAGACATAAATCCAAATAAATTTGAGATTGCCAAGACATTTGGGGCAACTGAGTTTGTAAACCCAAAAGACCACAGTAAACCCATTCAGGAGGTGCTAAGAGAGTTGACTAACGGTGGTGTTGACTTCTCTCTTGAATGTGTGGGGAATGTGATGGTTATG AGGGCTGCTTTGGAAGCGTGTAGTCCTGCAGGAGGAATCTGTGTTATTGTAGGCTGGAATGAGGTGGAGGAACTTAGTCTGGTCCCTCTGGACCTTCTGCTTGGAAGAACTTTGAAAGGCACTTATTTTGGAG gttGGAAGAGTGTTGAGGCAGTGCCCAGGCTGGTACAGGATTACATGAGCAGTCAAATTCTGCTGGATGAGTTTGTGACACACAGACTGACTCTTGATCAAGTTAACCAGGCTTTTGATCTAATG
- the LOC129422044 gene encoding alcohol dehydrogenase class-3 isoform X6, translated as METEGKVIKCRAAVAWEPGKPLSIEEVEVAPPKAHEVRIKIAASGVCHSDWSYLYEADKMSPRPFPLILGHEGAGVVESVGPGVTKFSKGDKVIPLFLPQCGQCERCMSPKTNLCPKNWQNTQQGVLADGTSRITCRNQQVYQFIGISTFSEYTVVPEDNVTKIHPDAPLDKVCLLGCGVSTGYGAAVNTGKVEAGSTCAVFGLGAVGLAAIMGCKAAGAARIIAIDINPNKFEIAKTFGATEFVNPKDHSKPIQEVLRELTNGGVDFSLECVGNVMVMRAALEACSPAGGICVIVGWNEVEELSLVPLDLLLGRTLKGTYFGGWKSVEAVPRLVQDYMSSQILLDEFVTHRLTLDQVNQAFDLMVSGKSIRTVIKM; from the exons ATGGAAACTGAGGGTAAG GTGATCAAATGCAGGGCAGCAGTTGCCTGGGAACCAGGAAAGCCTCTGTCCATTGAGGAAGTGGAGGTTGCTCCACCAAAAGCCCATGAAGTACGCATTAAG ATTGCAGCATCAGGAGTTTGCCACTCAGATTGGTCTTACCTGTATGAGGCCGATAAAATGAGTCCCCGGCCTTTTCCTTTGATCCTGGGGCATGAGGGGGCTGGAGTGGTGGAAAGTGTTGGACCAGGAGTCACAAAATTTTCCAAAG GAGATAAAGTCATTCCTCTGTTCCTGCCACAGTGTGGACAATGTGAACGTTGCATGAGTCCAAAGACAAACCTCTGCCCTAAAAACTG GCAGAATACTCAACAAGGTGTTCTTGCAGATGGCACCAGCAGGATCACCTGTAGGAATCAACAGGTTTATCAGTTTATTGGTATCAGCACCTTCTCTGAATACACTGTTGTGCCAGAGGACAATGTCACCAAGATTCATCCAGATGCTCCGCTGGACAAAGTTTGTCTGTTGGGCTGTGGGGTCTCTACAGGATATGGGGCAGCAGTTAACACAGGCAAA GTAGAAGCTGGTTCTACGTGTGCTGTGTTTGGTTTGGGAGCTGTCGGGCTGGCAGCCATCATGGGATGCAAGGCTGCTGGTGCTGCCCGGATTATTGCCATAGACATAAATCCAAATAAATTTGAGATTGCCAAGACATTTGGGGCAACTGAGTTTGTAAACCCAAAAGACCACAGTAAACCCATTCAGGAGGTGCTAAGAGAGTTGACTAACGGTGGTGTTGACTTCTCTCTTGAATGTGTGGGGAATGTGATGGTTATG AGGGCTGCTTTGGAAGCGTGTAGTCCTGCAGGAGGAATCTGTGTTATTGTAGGCTGGAATGAGGTGGAGGAACTTAGTCTGGTCCCTCTGGACCTTCTGCTTGGAAGAACTTTGAAAGGCACTTATTTTGGAG gttGGAAGAGTGTTGAGGCAGTGCCCAGGCTGGTACAGGATTACATGAGCAGTCAAATTCTGCTGGATGAGTTTGTGACACACAGACTGACTCTTGATCAAGTTAACCAGGCTTTTGATCTAATGGTCAGTGGGAAAAG
- the gask1b gene encoding Golgi-associated kinase 1B, producing MDTYSTHSGNIGNCPIYWTISCLRICNCKRYSSVRKYWIIALVCIFYLFFTVPRTNQDKHGLWTGDSVYSQSKIDQDPTDGVRGDEANESSSPTRSNVVYITLKSKRHKPANIRGTVRPKLRRKKVKVSHRDAQDGIQEKANKDNSNTNDKSRTYLGYSDRFVKVNRGDNSHHSSIRIYSQRAPPWFSNEDISTMRFLADSTITHFEKVTSRGSSFILFKSETNRTRANECHKCNGVVKRPLDMSEVFAFHLDRVLGLNRTLPAVSRRFHSLGDGQSCPVVLWDSSISPIVDADQPSERLTWGSYQVSLKHMCWYRGIVPKAEWRCTSIHHHEWSRLVVFDFLLQIYGRLDRNCCGFKPRPQDTCVKLGHHEECKDKDRVELTHIFHRKHDPHHLVFLNNKGYFDRDEDNLNFKLLEGIKELPDQSVSVLRSQRLREKLLQSLFLDQQYWESQGGRQGIEKLIDVIERRAKVLLTYINAHGIKVVPMNS from the exons ATGGATACATACTCGACCCATTCTGGAAATATCGGGAACTGTCCGATTTATTGGACCATATCGTGTTTGAGAATATGCAACTGTAAGAGATATTCTTCCGTTAGGAAATACTGGATTATAGCACttgtatgcattttttatttgtttttcactGTACCTCGCACTAACCAAGACAAACATGGTCTCTGGACTGGTGATAGCGTGTATTCCCAGAGTAAAATTGATCAGGACCCTACTGATGGAGTCAGGGGTGATGAGGCAAATGAATCGTCCAGCCCGACTCGGTCTAATGTGGTGTACATAACGCTGAAATCGAAAAGGCACAAACCGGCTAATATAAGGGGAACGGTGCGACCAAAACTCCGCAGAAAGAAAGTTAAAGTGAGTCACCGGGACGCACAGGATGGCATACAAGAGAAAGCGAATAAGGACAATTCAAACACCAACGACAAATCACGGACATATTTGGGATATTCCGACCGGTTTGTTAAAGTGAACAGAGGTGATAACAGTCACCATTCATCGATTAGGATATACAGTCAACGCGCTCCTCCGTGGTTCAGCAATGAGGATATCAGCACTATGCGCTTTCTAGCCGATAGTACAATAACGCATTTTGAAAAAGTGACAAGTCGGGGTTCttctttcattttattcaaaagTGAGACAAACCGCACGCGTGCCAATGAGTGTCACAAATGTAACGGTGTTGTTAAACGACCCTTGGACATGAGTGAGGTTTTCGCATTTCATCTGGACCGAGTCTTAGGACTCAATAGGACTTTACCTGCTGTCAGTAGAAGATTTCATTCTCTTGGAG atGGTCAGTCTTGTCCAGTAGTTTTGTGGGATTCTTCTATAAGCCCAATAGTCGATGCAGATCAACCCTCTGAGAGATTGACTTGGGGCTCATACCAAGTCTCTCTTAAGCACATGTGCTGGTATAGAGGAATCGTCCCTAAAGCAGAGTGGAGATGCACCAGCATACATCATCATGAATGGAGCAGGCTGGTAGTCTTTGATTTCCTCCTGCAG aTTTATGGACGGCTTGATAGAAATTGCTGTGGGTTTAAGCCCCGCCCTCAGGACACCTGCGTTAAGCTTGGTCACCATGAAGAATGTAAAGACAAGGATAGGGTAGAGCTGACACACATTTTCCATCGCAAACATGATCCACACCACCTGGTTTTCTTGAACAACAAGGGCTACTTTGACAGAGATGAAGACAATCTGAACTTCAAACTCCTAGAAGGGATTAAAGA GCTACCCGATCAGTCTGTATCAGTGTTGAGGTCTCAACGTCTCAGGGAAAAGCTTTTGCAGTCACTGTTCCTAGATCAGCAGTACTGGGAGAGTCAGGGTGGCCGTCAAGGCATTGAAAAACTCATAGACGTAATTGAGAGAAGAGCCAAAGTTTTGCTCACCTACATTAATGCCCATGGGATTAAAGTAGTCCCTATGAACTCTTGA
- the tmem144b gene encoding LOW QUALITY PROTEIN: transmembrane protein 144b (The sequence of the model RefSeq protein was modified relative to this genomic sequence to represent the inferred CDS: substituted 1 base at 1 genomic stop codon): MKYKDTDMALIAVFVFVIVTRCNPLSAEESPRTITSTDESSNESNRTDQTYGYVACVFSMLLYGSNFVPVKTIDAGDGMFFQWVCCSAIWFVGLVVDMLFHPSRAHPAAMLGGAIWATGNITAVPVVKFIGLGLGILLWGSSGLLMGWASSRYGWFGLHPEEISKPILNYCGAGLCLLSAIIYFFVKSDVQKLSSTETMPXLIDDRRFNPDSTSTNDSWVETISPRSKRVFGCILAVFSGVLYGCSFVPVFYIKVHAKTNSSMFTGSSQNEIDYCFAHYSGIFLTSTVYFLAYCAAMRNRPRIYPRAILPGFLSGLMWGLATYAWLIANYYLGAVITFPIINAGYGLVAALWGSVVFKEVKVGYRELADVCFCISCCLGWLLLNRVFKDLSLYIVLPQGGDGGIRFEQKIIPDLQPLIVLSSDILFPQLLIDLYLNVIAVKMCCVMSHVYLFELKQIHPLGEHNISLHLLLYLYFTVN; the protein is encoded by the exons ATGAAATACAAGGACACTGATATGGCTTTAATAgctgtatttgtgtttgttattgtaACACGCTGTAACCCATTGTCAGCTGAAG AGTCTCCTCGCACAATCACGAGCACCGATGAGTCCTCTAATGAATCCAACAGGACAGACCAAACTTACGGCTATGTGGCCTGTGTGTTTTCAATGCTGTTGTATGGGAGTAATTTTGTTCCTGTTAAAACGATAGATGCTGGAGATG GAATGTTTTTCCAGTGGGTATGCTGCTCGGCTATATGGTTTGTTGGGCTGGTTGTTGACATGTTGTTTCACCCATCAAGAGCCCATCCAGCAGCCATGCTCGGTGGAGCAATTTGGGCCACTG GAAATATAACAGCTGTCCCAGTTGTGAAGTTTATTGGCCTTGGACTTGGAATTTTGCTTTGGGGATCCAGTGGTTTGCTAATGGGATGGGCAAGCTCAAG GTATGGCTGGTTTGGGTTGCATCCAGAGGAAATATCCAAACCAATACTTAATTATTGTGGAGCTGGCCTTTGTTTGCTCAG TGCCATCATATATTTCTTTGTGAAAAGTGATGTTCAGAAACTTTCATCTACTGAAACCATGCCTTAGTTGATTGATGACAGG AGGTTTAATCCTGACAGCACAAGCACCAATGATTCATGGGTGGAGACGATTTCACCAAGGAGTAAGAGAGTGTT TGGCTGCATCTTGGCCGTATTTTCAGGTGTCCTTTATGGCTGTTCTTTCGTGCCTGTTTTCTATATTAAAGTCCATGCCAAAACCAATTCCAGTATGTTCACTGGTTCCAGTCAAAATG AAATTGACTACTGCTTTGCCCATTACAGTGGAATTTTCCTCACGAGCACGGTTTATTTTCTTGCTTACTGTGCAGCCATGAGGAACCGGCCTCGGATCTACCCCAGAGCCATCTTGCCTG GTTTCTTAAGTGGTTTGATGTGGGGACTGGCCACATATGCCTGGCTTATAGCAAATTACTACCTTGGTGCAGTGATCACATTCCCTATAATTAATGCT GGTTATGGTTTAGTAGCTGCTCTCTGGGGGAGTGTGGTATTTAAAGAGGTCAAAGTAG GGTATCGGGAACTTGCTGATGTTTGCTTTTGCATCTCTTGCTGTCTTGGCTGGCTCCTGCTTAACCGCGTATTCAAAGATTTGAGTCTGTACATTGTATTACCACAAGGTGGCGATGGCGGAATACGTTTTGAACAAAAAATCATCCCAGATTTGCAACCCCTAATAGTTTTATCATCTGACATATTGTTTCCCCAGCTGCTAATAGACCTTTATCTAAATGTAATTGCTGTCAAAATGTGTTGTGTAATGTCACacgtttatttatttgaattaaaacAAATTCATCCTCTTGGAGAGCACAATATATCATTACATTTACTGCTATATTTATACTTCACTGTAAATTGA